In a single window of the Zea mays cultivar B73 chromosome 5, Zm-B73-REFERENCE-NAM-5.0, whole genome shotgun sequence genome:
- the LOC103626682 gene encoding uncharacterized protein, protein MGHHHISRSYFRQTDIKRSGNASIDIMSKFFKLMVVLQLMNDLNEVFKMPLSLVLRLIVCLRFFDLSIIPLRYWNKRF, encoded by the exons ATGGGGCATCATCACATATCTAGGTCGTATTTTCGACAGACAGATATAAAACGGAGTGGGAATGCCTCG ATTGATATCATGTCCAAGTTCTTCAAGCTGATGGTG GTTCTACAATTAATGAATGATTTGAACGAAGTGTTCAAGATGCCGCTATCTCTTGTATTGAG GCTTATAGTGTGCTTGAGGTTCTTCGACCTCTCTATAATTCCCCTAAGATACTGGAACAAAAG ATTCTAG